Proteins from one Mycobacterium sp. SMC-2 genomic window:
- a CDS encoding ferredoxin — translation MRVEVDYRRCEGHAICVGLVPKVFELGEDDEQVRVVDDTPDESDQSNVILAAKRCPTMAIKLTG, via the coding sequence ATGAGGGTGGAGGTCGACTACCGCCGCTGTGAAGGCCACGCGATCTGCGTGGGCCTGGTTCCCAAGGTATTTGAGCTCGGCGAGGACGACGAGCAGGTGCGGGTCGTCGATGACACCCCCGACGAATCTGACCAGTCCAACGTCATACTCGCGGCCAAGCGGTGTCCGACCATGGCCATCAAACTGACCGGCTAG
- a CDS encoding cytochrome P450 — MSETIDPEVQAELSVSEVIDTDLQAELSGYSSYTSTPDRALALFERAREAGCPVAHSDEMGGFYLALDYADVKKLHSDWETFSYTPTVVLPVVDRPGFPPLEFDPPEHTAWREIITQAFNADTPALVEDGVREDINRLIDSFAANGSCDLVKDFCEEFPLFALCRVIGFDPEKRSTVREMTLRLVADFEDPEKGPKAFMDFAMFGAAEVMARAENPRDDFLTELSRAQLNGQPLGPLEIGQIMNSFLIAGHGTSVAAMASLLYEVLTRPEVVERIKADPNLIPGAVEETLRLHTPFFGLYKRATRDVELGGANIPKDSYIQACWAAANRDPKVYEHPDEFDIDRKFGRKNRHLTFGFGVHACPGAPTARMELRIALEELLRRLPDITLVDPEAVTYEFRGTETAAITTLPATFTPKP; from the coding sequence ATGTCCGAAACGATCGACCCGGAAGTCCAGGCCGAGCTGTCGGTGTCCGAAGTGATCGACACGGATCTCCAGGCCGAATTGTCGGGCTACAGCAGCTATACCTCCACACCCGATCGGGCACTGGCATTGTTCGAACGTGCCCGGGAGGCCGGTTGCCCGGTGGCCCACAGTGACGAAATGGGCGGCTTCTACCTGGCCCTCGACTACGCCGACGTCAAGAAGTTGCACAGCGACTGGGAGACCTTCTCCTACACGCCCACGGTCGTGTTGCCGGTCGTCGACAGGCCCGGGTTCCCGCCGCTGGAATTCGATCCCCCCGAGCACACCGCGTGGCGGGAGATCATCACGCAGGCCTTCAACGCCGACACCCCGGCACTGGTCGAGGACGGTGTCCGGGAGGACATCAACCGACTCATCGACAGTTTCGCCGCCAACGGCTCGTGCGATCTGGTCAAGGACTTCTGCGAAGAGTTTCCGCTGTTCGCGCTGTGCCGTGTGATCGGATTCGATCCCGAGAAGCGAAGCACCGTTCGAGAAATGACGCTGCGGCTCGTCGCGGACTTCGAAGATCCCGAGAAGGGCCCCAAGGCCTTCATGGACTTCGCCATGTTCGGGGCCGCCGAGGTCATGGCACGCGCGGAGAACCCTCGGGATGACTTCTTGACCGAACTATCCCGAGCCCAACTGAACGGACAACCGTTGGGCCCGTTGGAGATCGGTCAGATCATGAACTCATTCCTGATCGCCGGCCACGGAACCAGCGTGGCTGCGATGGCCAGTCTGCTCTACGAGGTGTTGACCCGTCCTGAGGTGGTCGAGCGAATCAAGGCCGATCCCAACCTCATACCCGGCGCCGTTGAAGAGACCCTGCGGTTGCATACACCGTTCTTCGGCCTGTATAAGCGCGCCACCCGCGACGTCGAACTGGGCGGGGCGAACATTCCCAAAGATAGTTACATCCAGGCCTGCTGGGCGGCGGCCAACCGTGATCCCAAGGTCTACGAGCACCCCGACGAGTTCGACATAGACCGAAAGTTCGGACGCAAGAACCGGCACCTGACCTTCGGGTTCGGCGTTCACGCGTGCCCCGGCGCGCCGACCGCACGGATGGAATTGCGGATTGCCCTCGAGGAGCTCCTGCGCCGGCTGCCCGACATCACCCTCGTCGACCCCGAAGCGGTCACCTACGAGTTTCGCGGAACGGAGACCGCCGCCATCACCACCCTGCCCGCGACGTTCACGCCAAAACCGTGA
- a CDS encoding PDR/VanB family oxidoreductase has protein sequence MPQLLHGEDGAAVETLEVTVRDAALIAEGCLGLVLQKSDGTELPVWAPGAHIDLLLGDGLVRQYSLCGDPSDKLSWRLGILREPNSRGGSSYLHDQVHVGSTLRVAGPRNHFHLDPAEHYLFVAGGIGITPILTMVHAAEAAGAQWRLLYGGRSRTAMAFVDELEKFGDRVVIRPQDEFGLLDLAAFVRDADKDTAVYCCGPEPLITAMENVCATESLALHVERFAPKPVTDAGPNEEFELVCAQSGITLTVPADSTILAEVRKAGIEVLSSCSEGTCGTCETDVLEGVPDHRDSFLTPEERKAGESMMICVSRCLGKRLVLDL, from the coding sequence ATGCCACAACTCCTTCACGGCGAGGACGGGGCCGCCGTCGAAACGCTTGAGGTGACGGTGCGTGACGCCGCGCTGATAGCGGAGGGCTGCCTCGGCCTGGTGTTGCAGAAGTCCGATGGGACCGAGCTTCCGGTGTGGGCACCCGGTGCCCACATCGATCTGCTACTCGGCGACGGCCTTGTCCGGCAGTACTCGTTGTGCGGGGACCCGTCGGACAAATTGTCGTGGCGCCTGGGGATCCTGCGGGAGCCCAATAGCCGGGGCGGCAGCAGTTACCTACACGACCAGGTACACGTCGGATCCACCCTGCGGGTCGCGGGGCCGCGCAATCATTTTCACCTGGATCCGGCTGAACACTATCTTTTCGTCGCGGGGGGCATCGGCATCACGCCCATTTTGACCATGGTTCATGCCGCCGAAGCGGCTGGGGCGCAATGGCGATTGCTCTACGGCGGCCGGTCCCGGACCGCCATGGCGTTTGTTGACGAGCTCGAGAAGTTCGGGGATCGGGTCGTGATCCGCCCGCAGGACGAGTTCGGCCTGCTCGATCTAGCGGCCTTTGTCCGCGACGCCGACAAAGACACCGCCGTTTATTGCTGCGGGCCCGAGCCGTTGATCACCGCGATGGAAAACGTCTGCGCAACCGAATCACTCGCCCTGCACGTCGAACGCTTCGCGCCGAAGCCGGTCACCGACGCCGGCCCCAACGAGGAGTTCGAGCTCGTGTGCGCACAATCGGGCATAACGCTGACGGTGCCGGCGGATTCGACGATCCTCGCCGAGGTTCGCAAGGCGGGCATCGAGGTCCTGAGCTCGTGCTCGGAGGGCACCTGCGGGACCTGCGAGACGGACGTACTCGAAGGGGTACCGGATCATCGCGATTCATTTTTGACCCCCGAAGAACGCAAGGCCGGCGAGTCGATGATGATCTGCGTTTCGCGCTGCCTTGGCAAGCGCCTCGTTCTCGATCTGTGA
- a CDS encoding HNH endonuclease signature motif containing protein, translating to MSSIASPPVVVSPKERLAVLFAELAELAGQRNAIDGRLVEIVAEIDRDGLCGMTGARSVAALVAWKLGSSSANAHTIATVAHRLEEFPRCAADMRAGRLSLDQIGVIAARAGQGSDEHYAQLAGVATVSQLRTAVKLEPRPAPDPRPAPQPSITKTPGEEFSRWRITLSKLDAAKFEAALAAHREALIAQWKHERAPGQPPAEAAAPMPGDLEAFMRLIETGWDVEAVRRPHGQHTTVVAHLDVAAHAAALHLGPLLSDAERRYVTCDASCEVWFERDGQVIGAGRASRVINRRLRRALEHRQPSCAVPGCEATRGLHAHHIVHWEDGGATELANLVLVCPYHHRLHHQGLITITGPPDNLTVTDEDGQPLHPGPLARPPKLPPPAVPPWPGPLGERADWWWYTPFQPQPPPSNN from the coding sequence ATGTCTTCGATCGCATCTCCTCCGGTGGTGGTGAGCCCTAAAGAGCGCCTGGCGGTGCTCTTTGCGGAGTTGGCGGAGTTGGCCGGTCAGCGCAACGCCATTGATGGGCGCCTCGTAGAGATCGTGGCCGAGATCGATCGCGACGGGCTGTGCGGGATGACGGGGGCACGTTCGGTGGCGGCGCTGGTGGCCTGGAAGCTGGGCTCGTCCTCGGCCAACGCCCACACCATCGCCACCGTGGCGCACCGGCTGGAGGAGTTTCCGCGCTGCGCGGCGGACATGCGGGCAGGTCGGCTGTCGCTGGATCAAATCGGGGTCATCGCCGCCCGCGCCGGGCAGGGATCTGATGAGCATTATGCGCAGTTGGCCGGGGTCGCCACGGTCAGCCAGCTGCGCACCGCGGTCAAGCTCGAACCGCGACCGGCTCCCGATCCTCGGCCGGCACCGCAGCCCTCGATCACCAAGACCCCCGGTGAGGAGTTCAGCCGTTGGCGGATCACCCTCTCAAAGCTGGATGCGGCGAAGTTCGAGGCCGCTCTGGCGGCTCATCGTGAGGCGCTGATCGCCCAGTGGAAACACGAGCGCGCCCCCGGCCAGCCCCCAGCTGAGGCCGCGGCGCCGATGCCCGGCGACCTCGAGGCGTTTATGCGCCTGATCGAGACCGGCTGGGATGTCGAGGCGGTACGGCGCCCCCACGGGCAGCACACCACAGTGGTGGCCCACCTCGACGTGGCCGCACACGCGGCTGCGCTGCACCTGGGTCCGCTGCTGTCCGACGCCGAACGCCGCTATGTGACTTGTGATGCCAGCTGTGAAGTCTGGTTCGAACGCGACGGCCAGGTCATCGGCGCCGGGCGGGCGAGCCGGGTGATCAACCGGCGGCTGCGCCGCGCTCTCGAGCACCGCCAGCCCAGCTGCGCGGTCCCCGGCTGTGAGGCCACCCGCGGCCTGCACGCCCACCACATCGTCCACTGGGAAGACGGCGGTGCCACCGAGCTGGCCAACCTGGTGCTGGTCTGCCCCTATCACCACCGGCTACACCACCAAGGCCTCATCACCATCACCGGGCCCCCAGACAATCTCACCGTCACCGACGAGGACGGACAACCACTGCACCCCGGACCGCTCGCACGCCCACCCAAACTGCCCCCGCCGGCCGTGCCGCCGTGGCCCGGGCCCCTCGGCGAACGCGCCGACTGGTGGTGGTACACACCCTTCCAACCCCAACCACCACCTAGCAACAACTAG
- a CDS encoding acyl-CoA dehydrogenase family protein: MSIDQDTRPGQQAEFFSFQDELADELIARAKSVRPLLESKAAEHEQNSELSREVVDKLTEIGVFSMAGPRRVGGLAQSSRSMARVAAELAKGCPSTAWVYTIYNSCLWFASKLPAAIQEHVFADGVPLICSPQNGIGHLVADGNGYRLTGRWSYATGSHHAAWTMVPAVSPEQLPVLAVMPMSDVALDYTWQVSGMKGTGSDTVVANDVTVPAGMIAAFSDIAVSPPATVDEAVRVASDYWVNYPILRAKALGVLVGCAEGLLEVIAAKSAGPIIYSSYAHKSDSAAYHASIGEAVTQIQAARRMVEDSCARIDAAASEGRVQSVEERTEARGEGALVIRLLHDAIERLLDLGGSSGFATTAAAQRYWRDFAIGSRHVIFNAQISYEQAGRHLLGIEPGVVEPDML; encoded by the coding sequence ATGTCTATCGACCAAGACACTCGCCCCGGGCAACAGGCCGAGTTCTTTTCGTTCCAGGACGAGCTGGCCGACGAACTCATCGCCAGGGCCAAATCCGTGCGCCCGCTATTGGAAAGCAAAGCGGCAGAGCACGAACAGAACAGCGAGTTGAGCCGCGAGGTCGTCGACAAGCTCACTGAAATCGGCGTCTTCTCGATGGCCGGGCCCCGGCGGGTGGGCGGGCTGGCGCAGTCGAGCCGCTCGATGGCCAGGGTCGCAGCGGAACTGGCCAAGGGATGTCCGTCGACCGCCTGGGTTTACACCATCTACAACTCCTGCCTGTGGTTCGCCTCGAAGTTGCCGGCGGCTATCCAGGAGCACGTCTTCGCCGACGGCGTTCCTCTTATTTGTTCACCGCAGAACGGAATTGGCCACCTGGTGGCCGACGGGAACGGCTATCGACTCACCGGACGGTGGAGCTATGCGACGGGGTCGCACCACGCCGCCTGGACGATGGTGCCTGCGGTCTCGCCCGAGCAGCTGCCCGTGCTCGCGGTGATGCCCATGTCCGACGTCGCGCTGGACTACACGTGGCAGGTCTCCGGAATGAAGGGCACCGGGTCGGACACCGTGGTAGCCAACGACGTAACCGTGCCGGCAGGCATGATTGCCGCCTTTTCCGACATCGCGGTCTCACCGCCGGCCACCGTCGACGAAGCCGTTCGCGTTGCCAGCGACTACTGGGTCAACTACCCGATCCTGCGAGCAAAGGCATTGGGCGTTCTGGTCGGATGCGCGGAGGGGTTGCTCGAGGTGATCGCCGCCAAGAGCGCGGGGCCCATCATCTATAGCAGCTACGCGCACAAGAGCGATTCGGCGGCGTATCACGCCTCCATCGGTGAAGCCGTTACCCAGATTCAAGCGGCGCGGCGCATGGTGGAGGACTCGTGCGCCCGCATCGACGCCGCGGCATCCGAGGGCCGGGTGCAGTCGGTTGAGGAACGCACCGAAGCCCGCGGCGAGGGTGCTCTAGTGATCCGACTGCTGCATGACGCCATCGAGCGGCTGCTGGATCTAGGGGGATCCTCCGGATTCGCAACAACTGCGGCCGCACAACGCTATTGGCGCGACTTCGCTATCGGGTCGCGGCACGTGATCTTCAACGCACAGATCAGCTACGAGCAGGCTGGCCGCCACTTGTTGGGCATCGAACCCGGAGTCGTGGAACCGGACATGCTGTGA
- a CDS encoding TetR/AcrR family transcriptional regulator, protein MSTKSDLAPRKIQAEETRRRILDVAVEAFSAQHYDDVAVSDIATAAGVAHGLLFHYFKNKRGLYLAAMEDAAREFDAAHQVDPEQPPGAQMRQRYYNQFAYLARHRGLATRLVLGGRGADPEAWAFFEEQRWREIDRGCTALGLDPQKPALRMMLRAATAAVDAVAAFWHQNDQPFDVTALTDVLFEQTIAALRGAAQLDPSLKKPVDKAIRQLREGTEQAR, encoded by the coding sequence GTGAGCACCAAGTCGGACTTAGCGCCTCGAAAGATTCAGGCTGAAGAGACCCGCCGCCGGATTCTCGATGTCGCCGTCGAGGCGTTCTCCGCCCAGCACTACGACGACGTCGCGGTCAGCGACATCGCCACCGCCGCCGGCGTCGCTCATGGGCTGCTCTTCCACTACTTCAAGAACAAGCGCGGCCTGTACCTCGCGGCGATGGAGGATGCGGCCCGAGAGTTCGACGCAGCGCACCAGGTTGACCCCGAGCAGCCCCCGGGCGCACAGATGCGGCAGCGCTACTACAACCAGTTCGCCTATCTGGCCAGGCATCGCGGCCTCGCCACCCGATTGGTCCTCGGCGGCCGGGGCGCCGACCCGGAGGCATGGGCCTTCTTCGAGGAGCAGCGTTGGCGAGAGATCGATCGCGGGTGCACCGCCCTCGGCCTGGATCCGCAAAAGCCGGCCTTGAGGATGATGCTTCGCGCGGCGACAGCCGCCGTTGACGCTGTCGCCGCCTTCTGGCACCAAAATGACCAGCCCTTCGATGTCACCGCGCTGACCGATGTGCTGTTCGAGCAGACGATTGCGGCTCTGCGCGGTGCCGCCCAACTTGATCCCTCGCTGAAAAAGCCGGTCGACAAAGCGATCCGTCAGCTGCGCGAAGGGACTGAACAGGCCCGGTGA